A genomic region of Phragmites australis chromosome 2, lpPhrAust1.1, whole genome shotgun sequence contains the following coding sequences:
- the LOC133909092 gene encoding ABC transporter G family member 6-like has translation MHAMARAGHDHFPFLASPPGPPPVRERDRSPSLAEMLSLVGAATVDPAAADDDGSASVFSLPVPVLTTPGHGAVGVGDNAGAAAIGRTIQFRLAFTNLTYSVRAKNRARSGGSGGIRLPLQSRCDVTAALDAHAAGTRVLLDGISGEAREGEILAVMGASGSGKSTLIDGLANRISRDALKGAVTLNGEPLTGNILKSISAYVMQDDLLFPMLTVTETLSFAAEFRLPRVLSPAKKRARVQALIEQLGLSSAANTIIGDEGHRGVSGGERRRVSIGTDIIHDPILLFLDEPTSGLDSTSAFMVVKVLRCIAESGSIVITSIHQPSQRILGLLDRLILLSGGRTVFSGTPSALPSYFAEFNFPIPDDENRAEFALDLIREFESSPTGTKPLVDFHRTWQRMHAPSSGSADADQWVPTMSLKEAISASISRGKLVSGSDVVGEAASVHTYANPFWVEMKVLTKRSAINTRRMPELFLIRLGAVVVTGSILATVFFRLDQSPKGAQERLGFFAFSMSTMFYTCADALPVFLQERYVFLRETAYGAYRRASYVLSNAIVSFPPLVVLSLAFAFTTFFAVGLAGGASGFAFYTLAILASFWAGSGFVTFLSGVIPHVMIGYTVVVAILAYFLLFSGFFINRDRIPSYWIWFHYLSLVKYPFEGVLQNEFGRSGECFARGAQIFDSSPLAALPDAVKARLLASISSALGVGIRADTCVVTGPSVLQQAAVTQLGKWECLLVTAAWGFLFRLFFYFSLVFGSKNKRR, from the coding sequence ATGCATGCGATGGCGCGCGCTGGGCACGACCACTTCCCGTTCCTCGCCTCGCCCCCGGGGCCCCCGCCGGTGAGGGAGAGGGACAGGAGCCCGTCTCTCGCCGAGATGCTCAGCCTCGTCGGCGCGGCTACCGTCGACCCGGCCGCCGCGGATGACGACGGTTCCGCTTCCGTATTCTCCCTTCCGGTTCCGGTCCTCACCACGCCTGGCCACGGTGCGGTGGGCGTCGGCGACAACGCGGGCGCAGCGGCGATCGGGCGGACCATCCAGTTCCGCCTGGCGTTCACCAACCTGACCTACAGCGTCCGCGCCAAGAACCGCGCGCGCTCCGGCGGGAGCGGCGGGATCCGCCTGCCCCTGCAGAGCCGCTGCGACGTCACCGCGGCGCTCGACGCGCACGCGGCCGGCACGAGGGTGCTGCTGGACGGCATCTCGGGGGAAGCGAGGGAGGGTGAGATCCTGGCCGTGATGGGCGCCAGCGGCTCCGGTAAGTCCACGCTCATCGACGGGCTCGCCAACCGCATCTCCCGCGACGCGCTCAAGGGCGCCGTCACGCTCAACGGCGAGCCCCTCACCGGCAACATCCTCAAGTCCATCTCCGCGTACGTCATGCAGGACGATCTGCTGTTCCCCATGCTCACCGTCACCGAGACGCTCTCCTTCGCCGCCGAGTTCCGCCTCCCGCGGGTGCTGTCCCCGGCCAAGAAGCGCGCGCGCGTGCAGGCGCTCATCGAACAGCTCGGCCTCAGCTCAGCGGCCAACACCATCATCGGTGACGAGGGCCACCGCGGGGTGTCCGGAGGCGAGCGCCGCAGGGTCTCCATCGGCACTGACATCATCCACGATCCGATCCTCCTGTTCCTAGACGAGCCGACGTCGGGGCTCGACTCCACCTCGGCGTTCATGGTGGTCAAGGTGCTCCGCTGCATCGCCGAGAGTGGCAGCATTGTCATCACATCCATCCACCAGCCGAGCCAGCGCATCCTCGGCCTCCTGGACCGTCTCATCCTTCTCTCCGGCGGCCGCACAGTCTTCAGTGGGACACCCTCCGCCCTTCCGAGCTACTTCGCCGAGTTCAACTTCCCGATCCCCGACGACGAGAACCGCGCCGAGTTCGCGCTCGACCTGATCCGCGAGTTTGAGTCGTCGCCGACGGGGACCAAACCGCTCGTCGACTTCCACCGCACATGGCAGCGGATGCACGCGCCGAGCAGCGGCTCGGCAGACGCTGATCAGTGGGTGCCCACGATGTCGCTGAAGGAGGCCATCAGCGCGAGCATTTCGCGCGGGAAGCTGGTGTCCGGCTCGGATGTGGTCGGGGAGGCAGCGTCAGTGCACACCTACGCGAACCCGTTCTGGGTGGAGATGAAGGTTCTGACGAAGCGGTCGGCGATCAACACCCGGCGCATGCCGGAGCTGTTCCTCATCCGGCTCGGCGCCGTGGTGGTCACCGGCTCTATCCTCGCCACAGTCTTCTTCCGCCTCGACCAGTCGCCCAAGGGCGCACAGGAGCGGCTCGGCTTCTTCGCCTTCTCCATGTCCACCATGTTCTACACCTGCGCCGACGCGCTGCCGGTGTTCCTTCAGGAGCGCTACGTCTTCCTGCGGGAGACCGCTTACGGCGCGTACCGGCGCGCCTCCTACGTGCTCTCCAACGCCATCGTCTCCTTCCCGCCGCTCGTGGTCCTCTCCCTCGCCTTCGCCTTCACCACCTTCTTCGCCGTCGGCCTCGCGGGCGGCGCGTCAGGGTTCGCCTTCTACACGCTGGCCATCCTGGCGTCCTTCTGGGCTGGGAGCGGCTTCGTCACGTTCCTCTCGGGAGTCATCCCGCACGTGATGATCGGGTACACCGTCGTCGTCGCCATCCTCGCCTACTTCCTGCTCTTCAGCGGTTTCTTCATCAATCGGGACAGGATCCCCAGCTACTGGATATGGTTCCATTACCTGTCCCTGGTCAAGTACCCGTTCGAGGGCGTGCTGCAGAACGAGTTCGGCCGCAGCGGCGAGTGCTTCGCGCGGGGCGCGCAGATCTTCGACAGCTCGCCGCTGGCGGCGCTGCCAGACGCCGTGAAGGCCCGGTTGCTGGCCTCGATCAGCTCGGCCCTCGGGGTGGGGATCCGCGCCGACACGTGCGTGGTCACGGGGCCCAGCGTGCTGCAGCAGGCGGCGGTGACACAGCTGGGCAAGTGGGAGTGCCTGCTCGTGACGGCGGCGTGGGGATTCCTCTTCCGGCTGTTCTTCTACTTCAGCCTCGTGTTCGGCAGCAAGAACAAGAGGAGGTGA